From Candidatus Bathyarchaeota archaeon, a single genomic window includes:
- a CDS encoding ribonuclease VapC, producing the protein MTAIKRKALVLDASAFIAGFDPLSVNDRQYSVPRVGEELFPNSLPSVRFNTAVEGGRLRVRAPSTSFLEKVEEASKKVGDVLLSKADRQVLALALELKDEGYDPRIVTDDYSIQNVANLVGVEFASLMTFGIRYRLYWIKYCPACHRKYPSDYKHKHCEVCGTEVKRRPLKRKPVRKQGKR; encoded by the coding sequence CTGACGGCCATTAAGAGGAAAGCCCTCGTCTTAGATGCTTCTGCGTTTATAGCTGGCTTTGATCCTCTTTCAGTTAATGATAGACAATATTCGGTTCCTAGAGTGGGAGAAGAACTCTTTCCAAACTCGTTGCCTTCTGTGCGGTTCAACACAGCAGTGGAAGGTGGGAGATTAAGAGTTAGGGCGCCGAGCACATCTTTCCTAGAAAAGGTTGAGGAAGCTTCTAAAAAGGTTGGAGATGTGCTCCTTTCTAAGGCGGATAGGCAGGTTTTGGCTCTGGCTCTCGAATTGAAGGATGAGGGTTATGATCCGCGGATTGTGACGGATGATTATTCTATTCAGAATGTGGCTAATCTGGTGGGAGTAGAGTTTGCTTCTCTCATGACTTTTGGCATACGATATCGTTTATATTGGATTAAATATTGTCCCGCTTGTCATCGGAAATATCCTTCGGATTATAAACATAAACACTGTGAAGTTTGTGGCACTGAAGTTAAGAGAAGACCTCTGAAAAGAAAGCCTGTAAGAAAACAGGGAAAGAGATAG
- a CDS encoding methyltransferase domain-containing protein → MSSPKKKIFFDNYVFYVLKDVYEPAEDSFLLAENLVLNQNDVVLDVGTGCGILGILAAKKAKKVVAVDVNPHAVSCAQMNAELNGVAGKMDIRLGNLFESVEGNEKFNVIVFNAPYLPSERSEQKTWIERAWAGGPSGRELVDQFISQAPRYLMEEGKIVLVQSTLSNVDETIQKLEEEGLRAVIVAKKKVAFETIVVIQAERQPRQRSMK, encoded by the coding sequence ATGAGTTCGCCTAAGAAAAAAATTTTCTTCGATAATTATGTTTTTTACGTTTTGAAGGACGTTTACGAACCTGCCGAGGACTCATTTCTCTTGGCTGAAAATCTCGTTTTGAACCAAAATGATGTTGTGCTGGATGTGGGGACAGGATGTGGAATTTTAGGGATTCTTGCGGCGAAAAAAGCGAAAAAAGTGGTCGCCGTAGACGTGAACCCTCACGCGGTTAGCTGTGCCCAAATGAACGCAGAACTCAACGGGGTTGCAGGTAAAATGGACATACGGCTGGGCAACCTCTTTGAATCCGTAGAAGGAAACGAAAAGTTTAATGTGATAGTTTTCAACGCTCCATATCTACCCTCAGAAAGAAGCGAACAGAAAACGTGGATAGAACGAGCTTGGGCGGGAGGGCCCTCTGGAAGGGAACTTGTCGATCAGTTCATTTCTCAGGCACCACGTTATTTGATGGAAGAAGGCAAAATTGTCTTAGTTCAATCAACTCTTTCCAATGTTGATGAGACAATTCAAAAACTTGAAGAAGAAGGGCTAAGAGCCGTGATTGTAGCTAAAAAGAAGGTTGCGTTTGAAACAATAGTCGTGATACAAGCCGAGCGCCAACCTAGGCAACGCTCGATGAAATAA
- a CDS encoding proteasome assembly chaperone family protein, with the protein MSQPVRIIEKKPIPTEALMLHGLPDVGLVGLIATSYIISELDLDEIAYVDSDLLPPVVVLHEGLPHAPLRIYGGKNIIATISEMAIPAAAIHPVMRKLTDWAQSKKVKMILSIGGMPLENRQDIKEPKVFCAASNRDLLDMLDKKGLNILKEGYMVGPQALTMRYCAERKLSAIVLLAQSFYNYPDPEAAAVAINELAKIAELKIDISKLLEKGEEIRLRARDIMKRTQRELTQMKKSREYDLPLYV; encoded by the coding sequence ATGTCACAACCCGTAAGAATCATAGAAAAAAAGCCTATACCTACTGAAGCATTGATGCTTCACGGACTTCCAGACGTGGGCCTAGTCGGACTCATCGCAACCTCCTACATAATATCTGAACTCGACCTAGACGAAATAGCATACGTAGACTCAGACCTCCTCCCACCAGTGGTTGTACTACATGAAGGCCTACCACACGCTCCACTACGAATCTACGGAGGCAAAAACATAATCGCAACAATCTCTGAGATGGCGATCCCCGCCGCGGCAATCCATCCCGTCATGCGAAAACTTACCGACTGGGCACAATCAAAAAAGGTGAAAATGATTCTGTCAATCGGGGGGATGCCATTAGAAAACAGACAAGACATTAAGGAGCCAAAGGTTTTTTGCGCCGCATCAAACAGAGACCTTCTTGATATGTTAGATAAGAAAGGATTGAACATTTTGAAGGAAGGCTACATGGTTGGACCTCAAGCACTTACCATGCGATATTGCGCCGAGAGAAAACTTTCAGCCATAGTCCTTCTAGCCCAATCGTTTTATAACTACCCGGACCCAGAAGCGGCAGCCGTTGCAATCAACGAACTTGCCAAAATAGCCGAACTAAAAATAGACATTTCCAAACTGCTTGAGAAAGGAGAGGAAATCCGATTGAGAGCGAGAGACATCATGAAACGAACCCAACGCGAATTGACCCAAATGAAAAAGTCGCGGGAATACGACCTTCCGCTATACGTTTAG
- a CDS encoding 50S ribosomal protein L21e produces the protein MGRKAKGYRRKTRSLLRRNPRERGKTGLSKILYEYKPGEKVVVKLDPSVHKGMPHRRYHGRIGVIIDKKGRAYIVNVTQGKAVKEIIVRPEHLKPHVGG, from the coding sequence ATGGGAAGAAAAGCGAAAGGATATCGCAGGAAAACTCGTTCCCTTTTAAGGAGAAACCCTCGAGAACGGGGGAAAACAGGGCTCAGTAAAATACTTTATGAGTATAAGCCGGGAGAGAAAGTAGTAGTTAAGCTTGATCCAAGCGTTCATAAGGGTATGCCTCACCGAAGATACCATGGAAGAATAGGCGTCATAATTGACAAGAAAGGCAGAGCCTACATCGTAAACGTCACGCAGGGAAAAGCGGTGAAAGAGATAATTGTGCGCCCAGAACATCTAAAGCCGCACGTAGGAGGATGA
- a CDS encoding 50S ribosomal protein L16 codes for MKARNYRRVKGQPYTRKKYMRGFPPPKITKFTMGDPASTFEYQASLIAQREVQVRHNALEAARIATNRLLSEKLGKNYCLQIMPYPHCVLRENKMIFGAHADRLQDGMKRSFGKPIGTAARVKPNQAVIIVNVNEDGLEVVKEALKRGGAKLPTPCRVFIEKIEAN; via the coding sequence ATGAAGGCACGCAATTATCGAAGGGTGAAAGGGCAACCCTATACGAGAAAGAAGTATATGCGAGGCTTTCCCCCGCCGAAAATTACTAAATTCACCATGGGCGACCCTGCAAGTACTTTTGAGTATCAAGCCTCTTTGATCGCCCAAAGAGAAGTCCAAGTACGCCACAACGCGTTAGAAGCGGCCCGTATAGCAACCAACCGTTTGCTATCGGAAAAATTGGGGAAAAACTACTGCTTACAAATCATGCCGTACCCACATTGTGTACTTCGAGAAAACAAAATGATCTTTGGAGCACACGCAGATCGACTGCAAGATGGAATGAAAAGATCCTTCGGCAAGCCCATAGGAACCGCTGCACGAGTGAAACCAAACCAGGCGGTTATAATAGTAAATGTAAATGAGGATGGCCTTGAAGTTGTAAAAGAAGCGTTAAAGCGTGGGGGGGCCAAATTGCCAACGCCCTGTAGGGTGTTTATTGAGAAAATTGAGGCCAACTAG
- a CDS encoding NAD(+) kinase → MLVVALEEIELFNAVGLVARVDRKAALKLATKLVTHLEAKGLSIFLEPKLAKHINKTEAAMPLKKMKTDLIVTIGGDGTILRTCLRIPKPEPPILAINMGVRGFLAEVNPKEGLNAVNMCLEGKFTLERYMKLASFIAGTRLPDGLNEVFITSHTPAKLLYARIWKDGEAVAECRADGVVVASQAGSTGYSLSGGGPVLDPEVDAFVLTPICPLTVFHPIVFSAKSTVSIELLKPKRAVVVIDGDYQMNMEPKNPRITIKKSEYESSFVRFEGNFYHRLKGRLLFSRGEKF, encoded by the coding sequence ATGTTAGTTGTTGCGTTGGAGGAAATAGAACTGTTTAACGCCGTGGGTTTAGTTGCACGCGTTGACCGTAAAGCTGCGTTGAAACTTGCAACAAAACTAGTAACTCACCTTGAAGCTAAAGGACTGTCTATATTTCTTGAGCCAAAACTAGCAAAGCATATCAACAAGACCGAAGCCGCTATGCCGCTGAAAAAAATGAAAACTGACCTTATCGTCACAATAGGCGGCGACGGCACCATTCTGAGGACATGCCTTCGAATTCCGAAGCCTGAGCCACCCATTCTAGCCATTAACATGGGTGTGCGGGGCTTCCTAGCAGAAGTCAATCCCAAGGAAGGATTAAATGCTGTGAACATGTGTTTGGAAGGAAAATTCACGCTTGAACGTTACATGAAACTTGCATCTTTTATAGCAGGCACCCGACTGCCCGACGGTTTGAATGAAGTTTTCATTACGTCGCACACGCCGGCTAAGCTTTTGTACGCTAGAATATGGAAGGATGGTGAGGCGGTAGCAGAATGCCGAGCTGACGGAGTAGTGGTTGCGTCTCAAGCTGGCTCAACAGGATATTCATTGTCGGGAGGTGGCCCAGTGCTGGACCCGGAAGTTGACGCTTTCGTTTTAACTCCTATTTGCCCACTCACCGTTTTTCATCCTATAGTTTTTTCTGCAAAATCCACAGTTAGCATCGAGCTTCTTAAACCTAAAAGGGCGGTTGTGGTGATAGACGGGGATTATCAAATGAACATGGAACCGAAGAATCCACGCATTACGATTAAAAAGTCAGAATACGAGTCCTCTTTCGTTCGATTTGAAGGCAATTTTTATCATCGTTTGAAGGGTAGGCTTCTTTTCTCTAGAGGGGAAAAGTTCTGA
- a CDS encoding Hsp20/alpha crystallin family protein, whose amino-acid sequence MTHKRQRKRSIFDIMSDYVEDFKTWAEEMIESATSERPSWDIESCSLEPLCNIFVTTKEVVVTADLPCIEPKTVRVEAIGEDLIEIEAKMKRKVHFDDFGITHRKGEFSAFLCQTRIPVPIKLEQMKVSLKHGILEIRLPRKKGYEIKVE is encoded by the coding sequence TTGACGCATAAAAGACAAAGAAAACGATCAATCTTCGATATAATGAGCGATTACGTAGAAGACTTCAAAACTTGGGCTGAAGAAATGATCGAGTCTGCCACCAGTGAGCGTCCTAGCTGGGACATCGAATCCTGTTCGCTTGAACCGCTATGCAACATTTTCGTCACAACAAAAGAGGTAGTGGTCACCGCAGATCTCCCTTGCATAGAACCCAAAACAGTTAGGGTCGAGGCAATAGGCGAAGACCTGATCGAAATAGAGGCAAAGATGAAACGAAAGGTACATTTCGACGACTTCGGCATTACCCATCGGAAGGGTGAGTTCTCCGCATTCCTTTGCCAAACCCGCATCCCAGTGCCCATCAAGCTTGAACAAATGAAAGTCTCCCTCAAACACGGTATTCTAGAAATACGTCTACCGAGGAAAAAAGGTTACGAAATCAAAGTAGAGTGA
- a CDS encoding signal recognition particle protein: MALQTLGKGLYSALKKIFRAPIVDEATVKELVRDIQRALLQADVNVKLVLEISKRIEDRALGEKLPPGVPRREHVIKVVYEELTRFLGEKPAPLKIKTGKTNILMLVGIQGSGKTTAAAKLARYFQKRGLKTALVCTDTYRPGALAQLEQLAKRINVPVYGDSKTKNSVTVARDGLKQFPKYDVILIDTAGRHKDETRLIKEMKEMEKAVKPTEVILVVDGTIGQQAAIQAKAFHEATPIGSILVAKLDGSARGGGALSAVAAIGAPIKFIGTGEKINDIESFVPSRFVGRLLGMGDLQTLIEKVREAEIKAPEKKMRAFLSGRFTLTDMYEQFESMKSMGPLRHLLKMIPGFSYDIPEDQMDIAEDRLERWKVIIESMTPTEREKPKIFNASRIRRVARGAGATDKEVKELLKQHLMMRKMMKTLRRKKLPFFGKKLRIP, from the coding sequence ATGGCACTCCAAACGCTGGGAAAAGGCCTATACAGTGCGTTAAAGAAGATTTTCCGAGCTCCTATCGTGGATGAGGCTACTGTAAAGGAGTTGGTCCGTGACATTCAACGGGCATTACTCCAAGCGGATGTTAACGTGAAGCTTGTTCTTGAAATCTCGAAACGAATAGAAGACAGAGCTTTAGGAGAAAAACTTCCACCAGGAGTGCCCAGACGAGAACACGTAATAAAAGTGGTCTACGAAGAACTTACACGCTTCCTAGGCGAAAAACCCGCTCCACTGAAGATAAAGACTGGAAAAACAAACATCCTCATGCTTGTGGGAATACAAGGCTCAGGCAAAACTACAGCTGCGGCAAAACTTGCGAGATACTTCCAAAAAAGAGGACTAAAAACAGCACTCGTCTGCACAGACACCTACAGACCAGGCGCACTCGCACAACTAGAACAACTAGCCAAACGCATAAACGTTCCCGTCTACGGAGACTCGAAAACAAAAAATTCCGTCACAGTTGCCCGAGACGGACTAAAACAATTTCCCAAATACGACGTAATCCTCATCGACACCGCTGGACGACACAAAGACGAGACACGCCTGATCAAAGAAATGAAAGAAATGGAAAAAGCAGTCAAACCCACAGAAGTGATCTTAGTAGTCGACGGCACCATAGGCCAACAAGCAGCAATACAAGCAAAGGCATTCCATGAGGCCACACCAATCGGATCAATTTTAGTTGCAAAACTAGACGGCTCCGCGAGAGGAGGAGGCGCACTCTCAGCCGTCGCAGCAATAGGAGCACCCATAAAATTCATCGGCACAGGCGAAAAAATCAACGATATAGAATCCTTTGTCCCGTCACGATTCGTAGGCAGACTGTTAGGCATGGGCGACCTCCAAACACTCATCGAAAAAGTGCGCGAGGCAGAGATAAAGGCTCCGGAGAAGAAGATGCGAGCGTTTCTGAGCGGAAGATTCACTCTCACGGACATGTACGAACAATTCGAATCCATGAAAAGCATGGGACCGCTTCGACATCTTCTGAAGATGATTCCCGGTTTTTCTTATGACATACCCGAAGACCAAATGGACATCGCTGAAGATCGCCTAGAAAGATGGAAGGTAATCATTGAATCAATGACGCCAACTGAGAGGGAAAAACCAAAAATCTTCAATGCATCCAGAATACGACGCGTAGCCCGAGGGGCAGGCGCCACCGATAAAGAAGTGAAAGAACTTCTTAAACAACACTTAATGATGAGAAAGATGATGAAAACATTGAGAAGGAAGAAGCTTCCATTTTTTGGAAAAAAACTTAGGATCCCGTAA
- a CDS encoding tRNA pseudouridine(54/55) synthase Pus10 yields MLEKHPLCNHCLGRQFALLGYGLDNKKRGEALKLMLTMKGHKLALLREKAGVSLLKTMATNGSFDMAAEILRKTKKRVGKRRECHLCEGQFKLLQELVDSSVEKLQDYEYGTFLVGIELPTNVEEREDEFKAEFAVKHGESMRNEFSRNIGKKLSEITQKTTEYAKPEVVVLVNPFTKQVTLQVNPLYIMGRYKKLIRGIPQSKWLCSECRGKGCPRCNGTGKMYSESVEEIIAGPTLQKTCGEETAFHAAGREDVDARMLGPGRPFIIEVKKPKKRFINLQNLARTINKQAEDKVKVLNLCVADRDMVRKLKKAEAAQKIYKVIVEFDRNISDEELEALEKTLTNLLVHQQTPLRVLHRRADRIREKHIYTTKIKRLKPSRVEMRIRCQGGLYIKELITGDEGRTDPNVTKIVNAKAKPLELDVLNVVMEGS; encoded by the coding sequence ATGCTTGAGAAACATCCCCTCTGCAACCATTGCTTAGGAAGACAATTCGCTCTCCTAGGCTACGGATTAGACAACAAAAAACGAGGTGAAGCTCTCAAGCTAATGTTAACCATGAAAGGCCATAAATTAGCACTCCTAAGGGAAAAAGCAGGAGTCTCGCTCCTCAAAACAATGGCAACAAATGGATCCTTCGATATGGCTGCCGAAATATTAAGAAAAACGAAAAAACGGGTCGGAAAAAGGCGGGAATGTCATCTATGTGAGGGCCAATTTAAACTCTTACAAGAACTAGTAGACAGTTCAGTGGAAAAATTGCAAGACTACGAGTATGGCACATTCTTGGTCGGCATAGAACTACCAACCAATGTGGAGGAAAGGGAAGACGAGTTTAAGGCTGAGTTTGCGGTGAAACACGGAGAAAGCATGCGGAACGAATTTAGCCGTAACATCGGCAAGAAACTCTCAGAAATCACACAAAAAACAACAGAATACGCAAAGCCAGAAGTTGTAGTCCTCGTCAACCCCTTCACCAAACAAGTCACACTCCAAGTAAACCCACTGTATATCATGGGTAGATACAAAAAATTGATCCGAGGAATACCACAGTCAAAATGGCTTTGCTCTGAATGCAGAGGAAAAGGGTGCCCACGATGCAACGGGACAGGAAAAATGTACTCAGAATCGGTCGAAGAAATCATCGCAGGACCAACATTACAAAAAACCTGTGGAGAAGAGACCGCATTTCATGCGGCTGGACGAGAAGATGTCGACGCTCGCATGCTGGGACCTGGAAGACCGTTCATTATAGAAGTCAAAAAGCCCAAAAAACGATTTATAAACTTACAAAATCTTGCACGAACAATCAATAAACAGGCGGAGGACAAAGTAAAAGTTCTGAATCTGTGCGTCGCTGATAGAGATATGGTTAGAAAATTAAAGAAAGCGGAGGCAGCACAAAAAATCTACAAGGTAATCGTCGAGTTTGACAGAAACATTTCTGATGAAGAGTTAGAAGCCCTAGAGAAAACGCTTACCAATCTGCTTGTTCATCAGCAAACTCCTTTACGTGTCCTGCACAGAAGAGCAGACCGCATCCGAGAAAAGCACATATATACGACGAAAATAAAGAGGTTAAAGCCTAGCCGTGTGGAAATGAGAATCCGTTGTCAAGGAGGACTTTACATTAAAGAATTAATAACAGGCGACGAAGGTCGAACCGACCCCAACGTCACTAAGATTGTTAACGCTAAGGCTAAACCTCTCGAGTTAGACGTTTTAAACGTCGTTATGGAGGGATCTTGA
- a CDS encoding cell division protein DedD codes for MCRNMKECKRPSWNRYFLDLCEAVSKRATCDRGRSGCVIVKDKRILTTGYVGSPAGLSHCNEIGHDMRKVFDDAGNVTQHCVRTLHAEQNAIIQAAKFGVSIDGATLYCKMVPCRPCAMMIINSGIKRVVAEKHYHAEADTVKMFKDAGIGLVVMSDEVEKYDRQ; via the coding sequence ATGTGCAGAAACATGAAAGAGTGCAAGAGACCAAGTTGGAACAGGTATTTTCTTGATTTATGTGAAGCTGTTTCGAAAAGGGCGACATGTGATAGAGGTAGGAGCGGATGTGTAATCGTAAAAGACAAAAGAATTCTAACTACAGGATACGTCGGTTCGCCTGCAGGATTGTCCCATTGTAATGAAATTGGGCATGACATGCGTAAGGTTTTTGATGACGCTGGAAATGTTACTCAACATTGTGTACGAACATTGCACGCAGAACAAAATGCGATAATCCAAGCTGCAAAATTTGGGGTATCTATAGACGGAGCGACACTTTATTGTAAAATGGTTCCATGCAGGCCTTGTGCAATGATGATTATCAATTCTGGTATCAAGCGCGTGGTTGCAGAAAAACATTATCACGCTGAAGCAGATACTGTGAAAATGTTCAAGGACGCAGGGATCGGACTCGTTGTAATGAGCGACGAAGTGGAAAAATACGACAGACAATGA
- a CDS encoding DUF655 domain-containing protein — protein MRGNEFSRRREERRERAYEFSKRYEEYAYVLDYLPHGRAEARHRYRAGALVQVVGEEFFTLLEAIAKEGVVLKSYDRVYVGKSNREKITYIIGRINYDELTTSAKMELFSVVEKIVLSRESWFINFFNMVQALTPRMHALELIPGIGKKYMWQIIDERERKSFENFEDLQQRANIPSPAKLVTKRILEELPGESKYRLFTRAP, from the coding sequence ATGCGGGGCAACGAGTTTTCAAGACGTAGAGAAGAGAGGAGAGAGAGAGCGTACGAATTCTCAAAACGTTATGAAGAATACGCATACGTTCTCGACTATCTTCCTCACGGAAGGGCGGAAGCCAGACATAGGTATCGAGCAGGCGCCTTAGTTCAGGTAGTTGGTGAAGAATTTTTCACACTTCTTGAGGCAATCGCAAAAGAAGGTGTTGTCCTAAAGTCATATGATAGAGTCTATGTTGGAAAAAGTAATCGTGAAAAGATTACGTATATCATCGGGAGAATTAACTATGACGAGTTGACGACTAGTGCAAAAATGGAGCTCTTCAGCGTAGTGGAAAAAATTGTGCTGAGTCGTGAAAGCTGGTTTATCAACTTCTTCAACATGGTTCAAGCGCTAACGCCTAGGATGCACGCGTTAGAATTGATTCCAGGGATTGGAAAGAAATACATGTGGCAAATTATTGATGAACGAGAAAGAAAATCCTTCGAAAACTTTGAAGATTTGCAGCAACGCGCCAACATACCCAGCCCCGCTAAACTCGTGACAAAGAGGATTTTAGAGGAACTGCCCGGCGAAAGCAAATATAGATTGTTCACGAGAGCACCGTAG
- a CDS encoding RNA polymerase Rpb4, which translates to MPRKATKENIVTVPEVKKMLESIGEEQLDQFQRRSLDYAAKFSKVDAKTAEKIVKKLVEQFELEEEESVQLVNCMPESIQEVRVFLAGGHKIVETSKLEAILAFLDEYRKKE; encoded by the coding sequence ATGCCTAGAAAAGCAACGAAGGAAAACATAGTCACGGTTCCCGAAGTTAAAAAAATGCTAGAATCAATAGGCGAAGAACAGCTTGATCAGTTCCAACGAAGATCGCTGGATTACGCGGCAAAATTCTCTAAGGTAGATGCTAAAACTGCAGAAAAAATCGTGAAGAAACTTGTGGAGCAGTTTGAATTGGAAGAGGAGGAGTCTGTTCAACTCGTCAACTGTATGCCTGAAAGCATACAGGAGGTTCGAGTTTTTTTGGCTGGCGGACATAAGATTGTGGAAACCTCTAAGCTAGAAGCAATACTCGCTTTCTTAGATGAGTACAGGAAAAAGGAGTAG
- a CDS encoding GNAT family N-acetyltransferase: MKHTKNLVIRKASSDDVNGIIEVLKTIYLQDEAWARKALEKLLATENYVILVAKLDRKTVGFIDYYILPSVWEKWNEATINYLFIHKDYQGRGIGSKLLKEVIKQTGKMGIMELHVGTEKENKRAIRLYKKHGFLKEHLLLEREKEQK; encoded by the coding sequence ATGAAGCATACAAAAAATTTGGTCATACGGAAAGCCTCAAGCGATGATGTTAACGGTATAATTGAGGTATTAAAGACAATTTATCTGCAAGATGAGGCTTGGGCTAGAAAAGCGTTGGAGAAACTTTTAGCAACCGAAAACTACGTGATCCTCGTGGCTAAGCTAGACCGCAAAACCGTCGGCTTCATCGACTATTACATTCTACCGTCGGTTTGGGAGAAATGGAACGAAGCAACCATCAACTACCTTTTCATCCACAAAGACTACCAAGGCAGAGGCATAGGTTCAAAGCTGCTGAAAGAGGTTATCAAGCAGACTGGTAAAATGGGAATCATGGAACTCCATGTAGGAACCGAGAAAGAAAACAAGCGGGCGATACGTCTGTACAAGAAACACGGGTTCCTGAAGGAGCATTTGCTGTTAGAAAGAGAAAAGGAACAAAAATGA
- a CDS encoding translation initiation factor IF-5A, which translates to MSKPMEVGDLRVGSYVILDGEPCRIVGLTKSKPGKHGSSKARIVAIGTFDGAKRTFVKPVSAQVEVPMIEKKGGQVVAMLPSAVQVMDLETYEIFEVPFPEEEKLKSKLVSGVEVEFWRILGRTKITRTKG; encoded by the coding sequence ATGAGCAAGCCGATGGAAGTAGGAGACTTGAGAGTTGGCAGTTACGTAATCCTTGACGGAGAACCATGCCGCATCGTCGGTTTAACAAAGTCAAAGCCGGGAAAACACGGCTCTTCAAAGGCAAGAATCGTAGCCATAGGCACATTTGATGGAGCGAAAAGAACGTTCGTCAAGCCGGTTAGTGCACAAGTTGAGGTACCCATGATCGAGAAAAAGGGAGGTCAAGTCGTTGCGATGTTGCCCTCGGCTGTTCAGGTGATGGACCTTGAAACATACGAAATATTTGAAGTGCCCTTTCCTGAAGAGGAAAAATTGAAGTCAAAGCTTGTCTCCGGTGTTGAGGTTGAATTCTGGCGCATTTTGGGCAGGACAAAAATAACGCGGACGAAAGGTTAA
- the rsmA gene encoding ribosomal RNA small subunit methyltransferase A produces MSLLQRAKRLIYLHKFLPKKRLGQTFAVDRALLQRMISYASVNKGDVVLEVGAGLGFLTELLSQECKRVVAVEVDSKLVKILKNQLHGLQNVDLIEGDILSVNVPPFNKMVSTPPYSISSPILFWLLERSFDCAVLTFQKEFAERMVARVGSKDYGRLTVSTYYRAEVELLDYVSQDMFYPPPDVDSSVVRLKPRKPPFRVRDEKIFFELVRTLFTQRNKKVRNAIVPFLRNRGVKKKDMVKLADSLLFHDKRVRQLAPEDFGVLADEFA; encoded by the coding sequence ATGAGTCTCCTTCAACGGGCAAAGCGACTTATCTACCTTCACAAATTTTTGCCCAAAAAACGCCTAGGACAAACCTTTGCAGTGGACCGTGCCCTTTTGCAGAGAATGATTTCTTACGCGTCTGTAAACAAAGGGGACGTTGTTTTAGAGGTGGGAGCTGGATTAGGCTTTCTCACCGAACTTCTTTCTCAAGAATGCAAAAGAGTTGTTGCTGTCGAAGTTGATTCTAAATTGGTGAAGATATTGAAAAACCAGCTTCATGGGTTGCAGAACGTGGACTTGATAGAAGGAGACATACTAAGCGTTAATGTTCCTCCGTTCAACAAGATGGTTTCCACTCCTCCATATTCTATTTCATCTCCTATTTTGTTTTGGCTTTTGGAAAGGTCGTTTGACTGTGCCGTCTTGACTTTTCAGAAGGAATTTGCGGAGAGGATGGTGGCTCGTGTTGGGAGCAAAGACTATGGAAGGCTAACGGTCTCTACATATTATCGGGCTGAAGTGGAGCTCCTAGATTATGTGTCTCAAGACATGTTTTATCCACCTCCAGACGTAGACTCCTCAGTCGTGCGGTTGAAGCCTAGGAAGCCTCCTTTCCGAGTGAGGGATGAAAAAATCTTTTTTGAGCTCGTACGGACATTGTTTACCCAGCGAAACAAAAAGGTGAGAAATGCAATTGTTCCTTTTCTGCGCAATCGAGGGGTAAAGAAAAAAGACATGGTAAAGTTGGCAGATTCCCTACTCTTTCACGATAAAAGAGTGCGGCAGTTGGCACCAGAAGATTTTGGGGTTCTAGCCGATGAGTTCGCCTAA